Proteins encoded in a region of the Stieleria neptunia genome:
- a CDS encoding dihydrodipicolinate synthase family protein: protein MLTSSFDPSHLAESVFAVPPLARDGDGEVCSVENAKLIRFLEAGGIRSLLYGGNAVFYHMRLSEYAKTLTMLSETAGDQTTVVPSIGPAYGLAVDQVDILREYDFATAMLLPARDVVDQQGIATGIRLLAERFGKPLVLYLKFDRWLDAQWVEALHRDGVISWIKYAVVRDDPSQDDYLNEIRDVFPASRMVSGIGEQPAIVHLRDFGITGFTSGCVCVAPARSMEMLHAIQAGDFETAESIRQWFLPLEDLRNTYSPIRVLHHAVAEAGIAATGPLLPMLSDLEESLVAKIRDAVAGLTVG from the coding sequence ATGCTCACCAGTTCGTTTGATCCCAGCCATCTGGCTGAAAGTGTTTTCGCCGTGCCGCCGCTTGCGCGTGACGGCGATGGCGAAGTTTGTTCGGTCGAGAATGCGAAACTGATTCGGTTTCTCGAAGCCGGCGGAATTCGTTCGTTGTTGTACGGTGGAAACGCCGTCTTCTATCACATGCGGCTCAGCGAGTACGCCAAGACGCTGACGATGCTCAGCGAAACCGCCGGCGACCAGACCACCGTCGTGCCCTCGATCGGCCCGGCCTACGGTTTGGCCGTCGATCAAGTCGATATCTTGCGCGAGTATGACTTCGCCACCGCGATGTTGCTGCCCGCACGTGATGTCGTGGACCAACAAGGGATCGCGACCGGCATTCGTCTGCTGGCCGAACGCTTCGGCAAACCCCTCGTGTTGTACTTGAAATTTGATCGCTGGTTGGACGCCCAATGGGTCGAGGCGTTGCACCGTGACGGTGTGATCTCGTGGATCAAGTACGCCGTCGTTCGGGATGATCCCAGCCAAGACGATTATCTCAATGAAATCCGTGACGTCTTTCCGGCCTCGCGGATGGTCAGCGGAATCGGCGAACAACCCGCCATCGTGCACCTCCGCGACTTCGGCATCACCGGATTCACCAGTGGATGCGTCTGCGTCGCGCCGGCTCGCAGCATGGAGATGCTCCACGCGATCCAGGCCGGCGACTTTGAAACGGCCGAGTCGATTCGGCAGTGGTTCTTGCCGCTGGAGGATTTGCGCAACACGTACAGCCCGATACGCGTGTTGCATCACGCCGTCGCCGAAGCCGGCATCGCGGCGACCGGTCCGCTGCTGCCGATGCTCAGCGACCTCGAGGAGTCCCTGGTCGCCAAGATCCGCGACGCCGTCGCCGGCCTGACCGTGGGGTAA
- a CDS encoding SMP-30/gluconolactonase/LRE family protein — protein MKLNFVLCLMIVGFGLVAFESPPALAQDNSAQDDSSTTIKPTGKVELIRDGFAFTEGPAWEPKSKSLLFTDIPNSAIHRLSADGSISLFTGDSKHTNGILIPSDGRILACQMDGQVVRYDEHASATVLASQYDGKRFNAPNDLTVDGQGGIYFTDPLFRAPTPLPQTVQAVYYIAADGTVSRVTEGLAAPNGIGMSPDRKRLYVCPSQQAEMLVYEVTGPGKLSPPKTFCTVEQPEGQSGTGADGIALDVQGNVYITTHIGVQIFSPAGKQIGVVSFPQQPANVCFGGDDWKTMFVTARSGLYRVTMPIPGLH, from the coding sequence ATGAAACTGAATTTTGTGCTCTGTTTGATGATCGTTGGTTTCGGTCTGGTGGCGTTTGAGTCTCCACCTGCGTTGGCTCAAGACAACTCGGCTCAAGACGACTCGTCAACGACCATCAAGCCGACCGGCAAGGTCGAATTGATTCGAGACGGATTCGCGTTCACCGAAGGCCCGGCCTGGGAACCGAAATCCAAATCGCTGTTGTTCACCGACATTCCCAACTCCGCCATCCACCGGCTGAGCGCCGACGGGTCGATCAGCCTGTTCACCGGTGACTCCAAGCACACCAACGGCATCCTGATCCCCAGCGATGGACGCATCTTGGCCTGTCAGATGGACGGGCAAGTGGTCCGCTATGACGAACATGCAAGCGCGACCGTGTTGGCGTCCCAGTACGACGGCAAACGATTCAACGCACCCAACGATTTGACCGTTGATGGCCAGGGCGGCATCTATTTCACCGACCCGCTGTTCCGCGCCCCGACACCGCTGCCGCAAACCGTCCAAGCGGTCTATTACATCGCCGCCGACGGCACGGTCTCTCGCGTCACCGAGGGTTTGGCCGCGCCCAACGGCATCGGCATGTCGCCCGACCGAAAACGTCTTTATGTCTGCCCCAGCCAACAGGCCGAGATGCTGGTTTATGAAGTGACCGGGCCGGGGAAGTTGTCCCCGCCGAAAACGTTTTGCACCGTTGAACAACCCGAAGGACAATCGGGAACCGGCGCCGACGGGATCGCGTTGGATGTTCAAGGCAATGTTTACATCACCACCCACATCGGTGTGCAGATTTTTTCGCCCGCCGGAAAGCAGATCGGCGTCGTCTCGTTTCCCCAGCAGCCGGCCAACGTCTGCTTCGGCGGCGATGATTGGAAAACCATGTTTGTGACCGCTCGCAGCGGTTTGTACCGAGTCACCATGCCGATCCCCGGATTGCACTGA
- a CDS encoding endo-1,4-beta-xylanase, producing the protein MGQFHFAVPSDSTQLLKQTLWKDAYICGIEGVPWECKNSVKGGVLSISRPVDTSGKLYLTCPTKGLGYRTLSTCSLMPQEQPHLLYLELARGSCYRAREQSSNWERAGLSLGDRFPELVARGTSQFLDAAEARSDLQECSRHALQAIATLEQAIADLGESFALQSIAYRKQREPQLGTLLAGSVIPPSPTRSALSARFQKAFNCAAVRLNWGTIESDAGRFEFEASDRTIQWCVERGIRVLAGPLIDFRKQLMPPWMYLIEDNFDSFVQSITQYTQRVVERYRGSVQLWNCAAGLNTPGPIALDDEQVMRLAVAVLQTVRRIDPNTPAIISFDQPFGEYLAKHRDGISALHFADALARSGLGMAGVGLDVRLNYSSDATLPRSALDFGQMIDRWATLGMPMLVQLTIPGGCGEDEKAMSKQSPLITGTNRLELSANQLRTAGPIVRTLLAKHVVHGIVWDGWADNEPHVQSHSGVIDSLGVPRPMLDYFERLRHELLT; encoded by the coding sequence ATGGGGCAATTTCATTTCGCTGTCCCATCCGATTCGACCCAGTTGTTGAAACAAACGCTGTGGAAAGATGCGTACATCTGCGGCATCGAAGGTGTACCGTGGGAATGCAAGAACAGCGTCAAGGGAGGCGTTCTTTCGATATCTCGACCGGTCGACACGTCGGGAAAGCTGTATTTGACCTGTCCGACCAAGGGGCTCGGTTATCGCACGCTGTCGACCTGTTCGTTGATGCCTCAGGAGCAACCGCATTTGCTGTACCTGGAACTGGCCCGGGGTAGTTGTTATCGGGCACGGGAACAGTCCAGCAATTGGGAACGGGCGGGGCTGTCGCTGGGGGATCGATTCCCCGAGTTGGTGGCGCGGGGCACGTCGCAGTTTCTCGATGCGGCCGAGGCCCGGTCGGATCTTCAGGAGTGTTCGCGACACGCCTTGCAGGCCATCGCCACGCTCGAACAAGCGATCGCCGATCTCGGTGAATCGTTCGCACTCCAGTCGATCGCCTATCGCAAGCAGCGTGAACCGCAACTCGGCACGCTGTTGGCCGGCAGTGTGATTCCGCCGTCTCCGACACGCTCGGCACTGAGCGCGCGTTTCCAGAAAGCGTTCAACTGCGCGGCGGTCCGGCTGAACTGGGGGACGATCGAGTCCGACGCGGGGCGTTTCGAGTTTGAGGCCAGCGATCGAACGATTCAATGGTGCGTCGAACGCGGGATTCGTGTCTTGGCGGGGCCGCTGATCGACTTTCGCAAACAGCTGATGCCGCCGTGGATGTATTTGATCGAAGACAACTTTGATTCCTTTGTTCAGTCGATCACGCAGTACACGCAACGTGTCGTGGAACGCTATCGCGGCTCGGTGCAGCTCTGGAATTGTGCCGCGGGTTTGAATACACCCGGGCCGATCGCCTTGGACGACGAGCAAGTCATGCGGCTCGCGGTCGCCGTTCTGCAAACCGTTCGCCGCATCGATCCCAATACGCCGGCGATCATTTCGTTCGATCAGCCGTTTGGCGAATACCTGGCAAAGCACCGCGACGGAATATCGGCTTTGCACTTTGCCGATGCGCTCGCCCGCAGCGGGCTGGGAATGGCCGGCGTCGGGTTGGATGTTCGATTAAATTATTCCAGCGACGCGACGTTGCCCCGATCGGCGCTCGACTTTGGTCAAATGATCGATCGCTGGGCGACGTTGGGGATGCCGATGCTGGTACAGCTGACGATTCCCGGCGGGTGCGGCGAAGACGAGAAAGCGATGTCCAAACAATCGCCGTTGATCACCGGTACGAATCGATTGGAGTTGTCCGCCAATCAGCTTCGGACCGCCGGACCGATCGTCCGCACCCTGCTCGCCAAGCACGTGGTGCATGGGATCGTTTGGGACGGCTGGGCGGACAACGAACCGCACGTGCAAAGCCACTCCGGCGTGATCGATTCGCTCGGCGTGCCGCGACCGATGTTGGATTATTTTGAACGGCTTCGACATGAACTTCTAACCTGA
- a CDS encoding phosphoribosylaminoimidazolesuccinocarboxamide synthase, with the protein MTQPAESPPESLYEFDDAGALLTTQLPLPRKSGKVRDLYDLGDDLLVVSTDRISAFDFILPCGIPDKGRLLTQMSAFWFNHLGIRHHLKSTAVPPDLSASFDTGPLEGRIMVVEKADVVPFECVARGYLEGSGWLEYQQTGEVCGNKLPAGLRQCDRLPEPIFTPATKAEEGHDENVSIGRMIADLGSDLALRLRAETLKIYSAAADHARSRGILIADTKFEFGLVDGEVVLIDEVLTPDSSRFWDESVYAPGAAQPSFDKQFVREWLSQCGWDKQSDPPKLPDDIIWQTAAKYREAFERLA; encoded by the coding sequence GTGACGCAGCCCGCTGAATCGCCCCCCGAATCGCTGTACGAATTCGACGATGCCGGAGCCTTGCTGACGACGCAGTTGCCGCTGCCACGAAAAAGCGGGAAAGTCCGCGACCTGTACGACTTGGGCGACGATTTACTGGTCGTCAGCACCGATCGCATCAGTGCGTTCGACTTCATTTTGCCATGTGGGATCCCCGACAAGGGTCGCTTGCTGACGCAGATGAGCGCGTTCTGGTTCAACCACCTGGGCATCCGACATCACCTGAAATCGACGGCCGTCCCCCCGGATTTATCCGCATCCTTTGACACCGGCCCGCTGGAAGGCCGCATCATGGTGGTCGAAAAAGCAGACGTGGTGCCCTTCGAATGCGTGGCGCGGGGGTACCTGGAAGGCAGCGGCTGGCTGGAATACCAGCAGACCGGCGAAGTCTGTGGCAACAAGCTTCCCGCGGGGTTGCGCCAATGCGATCGACTTCCCGAACCGATCTTTACCCCGGCAACGAAGGCCGAAGAAGGCCACGATGAGAACGTCAGCATCGGGCGGATGATCGCGGACCTGGGCAGCGATCTGGCACTGCGCCTGCGCGCCGAAACGCTCAAGATCTACTCCGCCGCTGCCGACCACGCCCGCTCGCGCGGGATCCTGATCGCCGACACCAAGTTTGAATTCGGTTTGGTCGACGGCGAGGTTGTCTTGATCGACGAAGTCCTGACGCCCGACTCGTCACGTTTCTGGGACGAATCGGTTTACGCCCCCGGCGCCGCCCAGCCCTCGTTCGACAAACAATTCGTCCGAGAGTGGCTGTCGCAATGCGGCTGGGATAAACAAAGTGATCCGCCGAAGCTGCCCGACGACATCATTTGGCAAACCGCGGCCAAGTATCGCGAAGCGTTCGAACGATTGGCATAG
- the hemQ gene encoding hydrogen peroxide-dependent heme synthase, translating to MSGRPSPHAAPLPEPSTIPENGWHCGHFFYRFRREAMATPLTPECVTQFRAALSPPDDAAPERIASYWISGHEADFGVVVMDPDPAKVDAIHQSLVAPPLGQFVEGVWSFVSISEVSEYVPTIERFRDRLIGEGADPESDELKAKVAAYERRLPMMNEQRLRPEIPEWPAACFYPMNKSRVPGANWFTEPFSHRNKMMAEHAQSGIAFAGKVSQLITVGVGLDDWEWMVTLWARNPDYLKDIVYKMRFDIASAKYAEFGPFYVGYRADADEILDHCKVR from the coding sequence ATGTCCGGTCGTCCCAGTCCACACGCCGCCCCGCTTCCCGAACCCTCGACCATTCCGGAAAACGGATGGCATTGCGGTCACTTCTTTTATCGATTTCGCCGCGAAGCGATGGCGACGCCGTTGACGCCGGAATGTGTGACGCAATTCCGCGCGGCGTTGTCGCCGCCGGATGATGCCGCCCCGGAGCGGATCGCCAGCTATTGGATCAGTGGCCACGAGGCTGATTTTGGCGTGGTCGTCATGGACCCTGACCCGGCGAAGGTCGATGCGATTCACCAATCGTTGGTCGCCCCGCCGCTGGGCCAATTCGTCGAAGGGGTTTGGTCGTTCGTCTCGATCAGCGAAGTCAGCGAATATGTTCCGACGATCGAGCGATTCAGGGATCGATTGATTGGCGAAGGGGCTGATCCGGAATCGGACGAGCTGAAAGCCAAGGTGGCGGCCTATGAGCGACGTTTGCCGATGATGAACGAGCAGCGTTTGCGTCCCGAGATTCCCGAGTGGCCGGCGGCGTGTTTTTATCCGATGAACAAGAGCCGCGTGCCGGGCGCCAACTGGTTCACCGAACCGTTCAGCCATCGCAACAAGATGATGGCCGAGCACGCCCAAAGCGGGATCGCGTTTGCCGGCAAGGTGTCTCAGTTGATCACCGTCGGTGTCGGCTTGGATGACTGGGAATGGATGGTCACGCTGTGGGCGCGGAATCCGGACTACTTGAAGGACATCGTCTACAAGATGCGTTTTGACATCGCCAGTGCCAAGTACGCGGAGTTCGGCCCCTTCTATGTGGGCTATCGCGCGGACGCCGACGAGATCTTAGATCACTGCAAGGTCCGCTAG
- a CDS encoding DUF1571 domain-containing protein: MQRRQFLALLGSLAATSAAEQSFATPPHLVEPVHRVANAASLAPSPPVKLSALDEALMRARRSLANCKSTINDYTALLIKRERIGDTLGPHEYMSAKIRCRKVVDNQIVQPLSVYLSFVKPASIKGREVLYVEGQNNGNLIAHEGGFKGRFLPTVNLPPTGTLAMRGQRYPMTEIGLENLLVKLIERGEQAKQLPDVKAEMRTGIKVNDRPCMLLTVTQPTPRPDLLFYQAKVYMDEELNVPIRYVAYDWPAPGQEKLSVIEEYNYLNLKLNVGLTDADFDPNNSKYNFY; this comes from the coding sequence ATGCAACGACGTCAATTTCTCGCCCTTCTGGGCTCACTCGCAGCGACCTCCGCTGCCGAACAATCGTTCGCCACGCCGCCCCACTTGGTTGAACCGGTCCATCGCGTGGCCAACGCGGCCAGCCTGGCCCCCAGCCCCCCGGTCAAACTCTCGGCACTCGACGAGGCACTGATGCGGGCCCGCCGGAGCTTGGCGAACTGCAAAAGCACCATCAATGACTACACGGCGCTCTTGATCAAACGGGAACGGATCGGCGACACGCTCGGCCCGCACGAATACATGTCGGCGAAAATTCGCTGCCGAAAGGTCGTCGACAACCAGATCGTCCAACCGCTCAGCGTCTACTTGAGCTTCGTCAAACCGGCCAGCATCAAGGGCCGCGAAGTGCTGTACGTGGAAGGCCAGAACAACGGAAATCTGATCGCACACGAAGGCGGATTCAAAGGACGCTTTCTGCCGACGGTCAATCTGCCGCCGACCGGTACGCTGGCCATGCGCGGGCAGCGGTACCCGATGACGGAGATCGGCCTGGAAAATCTGCTCGTCAAACTGATCGAGCGGGGCGAGCAAGCCAAACAACTGCCGGACGTCAAAGCCGAGATGCGAACCGGCATCAAGGTCAACGACCGCCCCTGCATGTTGCTGACCGTCACCCAGCCCACACCGCGACCGGACCTGCTGTTCTATCAGGCCAAGGTGTACATGGACGAAGAACTGAATGTGCCGATCCGCTACGTGGCCTACGATTGGCCCGCGCCGGGCCAAGAGAAGCTGTCGGTGATCGAAGAGTACAACTACTTGAACTTGAAGCTGAACGTCGGCTTGACCGACGCGGACTTCGATCCGAACAACTCGAAGTACAATTTTTATTGA
- the gatC gene encoding Asp-tRNA(Asn)/Glu-tRNA(Gln) amidotransferase subunit GatC, producing MALSADDVRKLALLARLEISDEEVEHLGPQLESILGFVAKLSELDTSDVEPMTTALDVDNRWRRDEITPGLDRAAALANSPAADDECFLVPPVLGSA from the coding sequence ATGGCACTCTCTGCAGACGACGTCCGCAAGCTGGCCCTGCTGGCGCGGTTAGAAATTTCCGACGAAGAGGTCGAACATCTCGGCCCCCAGTTGGAAAGCATTCTCGGTTTCGTCGCAAAGTTGTCCGAGCTGGACACCAGCGATGTCGAGCCGATGACGACGGCGCTGGACGTCGATAACCGCTGGCGTCGTGACGAGATCACGCCGGGGCTGGATCGAGCCGCTGCCCTGGCCAATTCCCCGGCCGCAGACGACGAGTGCTTTCTCGTGCCGCCGGTCTTAGGATCGGCGTAG
- the rpmB gene encoding 50S ribosomal protein L28: MARQCEVCGKKVQMGNRIETRGKAKYLGGVGTKITGITRRKFVPNLQKVHVTLPDGVNKSMRVCVQCIRSGAIRKRVHTKPFDVSGAK, translated from the coding sequence ATGGCACGACAATGTGAAGTTTGCGGCAAGAAAGTGCAGATGGGCAATCGCATCGAAACTCGCGGTAAAGCGAAGTATTTGGGCGGTGTCGGTACAAAAATCACCGGAATCACCCGTCGCAAATTTGTCCCCAACCTGCAGAAGGTCCACGTGACGCTGCCCGACGGCGTCAACAAGTCGATGCGCGTTTGTGTGCAGTGCATTCGCAGCGGAGCGATTCGCAAGCGGGTGCACACCAAGCCGTTTGACGTCAGTGGCGCCAAATAG
- a CDS encoding zinc ribbon domain-containing protein, with protein sequence MSEIVHCPKCHSAVTVGADQAGRRVQCPSCLKEFFAPSSLGGAGSSAEDEDWLSLADPPAATAASKATESESPQAPSPESDDEDLLGENPFVDLPTGEGLGSESDPDDLFAGLPSLDALPSPDELPSFAAGPTSGPTSSSASGAVSGPAAAAKPTPQPEAAATIDPNEEFRVTCPICGSMLSAKAKQTGKTIKCGDCYSEVRVPKPPKKKTQPQRDDNAETFHFAETGASGRPADPFKKSADELLREAAREPDEKQSEPAFDAPSTIGWFKTVFGIFVDPGVISHFLGLAILLAIPAALTVAMPVFALGMFPLGLLGITLTVSCGFAILFGVANEHDRIEDWPTLDPPAWFESLWLVIAATAIAVGPPYVIATVFGAVPVIKLGLVMFSIYAAFPIILLSMLDEQSITSPFSADVGKSITRCQEEWGAFYFSTGLLFATLFGYFVMVSLSPASIAIGVTLSIGVVFMYFAILGRLALAIGEVVDLTALDNDDEDEEQ encoded by the coding sequence ATGTCTGAAATCGTCCATTGCCCGAAGTGCCATTCCGCCGTCACGGTCGGTGCGGACCAAGCCGGCAGACGTGTGCAGTGCCCCAGTTGCTTGAAGGAATTCTTTGCCCCTTCGTCGCTCGGCGGAGCCGGATCGAGCGCCGAGGATGAGGATTGGCTGTCGCTGGCGGATCCGCCGGCGGCGACCGCTGCGTCCAAGGCGACCGAATCCGAATCCCCCCAAGCCCCCTCGCCGGAATCCGACGACGAGGATCTGCTCGGCGAAAACCCGTTCGTCGACCTCCCCACTGGGGAAGGCCTGGGCAGCGAATCCGATCCGGACGACCTGTTCGCAGGACTGCCATCTCTGGACGCGTTGCCATCACCGGATGAACTGCCGAGTTTTGCGGCCGGCCCAACGTCAGGCCCGACATCGAGTTCAGCGTCCGGCGCAGTGTCCGGTCCAGCGGCGGCGGCCAAACCGACTCCGCAACCCGAAGCCGCCGCAACGATCGATCCGAACGAAGAGTTCCGGGTGACCTGTCCAATCTGCGGCAGCATGCTGTCGGCGAAAGCCAAGCAGACCGGCAAGACCATCAAATGCGGTGACTGCTACAGCGAAGTCCGCGTTCCCAAGCCGCCGAAAAAGAAGACTCAGCCGCAGCGTGACGACAACGCCGAAACGTTTCATTTCGCCGAAACGGGTGCGTCGGGGCGGCCGGCGGATCCGTTCAAGAAGAGCGCGGACGAACTGCTGCGAGAGGCCGCTCGAGAGCCCGACGAGAAGCAGTCCGAACCGGCCTTCGATGCGCCGAGCACGATCGGATGGTTCAAAACGGTCTTCGGGATCTTTGTCGACCCCGGGGTCATCAGCCATTTCCTGGGGCTGGCGATCCTGCTGGCGATCCCGGCGGCCTTGACGGTCGCGATGCCGGTCTTTGCACTCGGGATGTTCCCGTTGGGATTACTCGGCATCACCCTGACGGTTTCGTGCGGATTCGCGATTCTGTTCGGCGTCGCCAACGAACACGACCGCATCGAAGACTGGCCCACGCTGGACCCGCCTGCGTGGTTTGAATCGCTGTGGCTGGTGATTGCGGCGACCGCGATCGCCGTGGGGCCGCCCTACGTGATCGCGACTGTGTTTGGCGCCGTCCCGGTGATCAAGTTGGGGCTGGTGATGTTCTCGATCTACGCCGCGTTTCCGATCATCTTGCTTTCGATGCTGGACGAGCAATCGATCACGTCGCCATTTTCCGCCGACGTCGGCAAAAGCATCACACGGTGCCAGGAAGAGTGGGGCGCCTTCTACTTCTCGACCGGCCTCTTGTTTGCCACCCTGTTCGGCTACTTTGTGATGGTTTCCTTGTCCCCGGCCAGCATCGCGATCGGCGTGACCCTGTCGATCGGCGTGGTGTTCATGTACTTCGCCATCCTGGGGCGGCTGGCACTGGCGATCGGCGAAGTGGTCGACCTGACGGCCTTGGACAACGACGACGAAGACGAAGAGCAATAA
- a CDS encoding thiazole synthase, producing MSIASTPNASAEADDAPLVVGTHTLASRLIVGTGRYDTMEQMRDSLDASGCDCVTVAVRRERLYDRGGKNILDFIDLDRYTLLPNTAGCYTAADAIRAAKLGREILKTLGNPGADWVKLEVLGDSKTLLPDPAETVAACRELAADGFQVLCYTSDCPVTARRLKEAGAASVMPAGSPIGSGQGLLNPNNLRIILEYLKEDDPDYPVIIDAGVGTASDVSQAFELGGDAVLLNTAIAHARDPVRMAKAMKHAAIAGRHASRAGRIPKRLYGTASSPSEGVISTRPYGSNA from the coding sequence TTGTCCATCGCATCTACTCCCAACGCTTCCGCCGAGGCCGACGACGCACCGCTCGTCGTGGGCACTCACACCCTGGCCAGTCGGTTGATCGTCGGCACCGGGCGCTACGACACGATGGAGCAGATGCGGGACTCGCTCGATGCGTCCGGCTGTGATTGCGTCACCGTGGCCGTCCGCCGCGAACGGCTGTACGACCGCGGCGGCAAGAATATCTTGGATTTCATCGATCTGGATCGTTACACCCTGTTGCCCAATACCGCCGGATGCTATACCGCCGCGGATGCCATTCGCGCCGCCAAGCTGGGCCGCGAGATCCTCAAAACGCTCGGCAACCCCGGCGCGGATTGGGTCAAACTGGAAGTCCTCGGCGACAGCAAGACCTTGTTGCCCGATCCCGCCGAGACCGTGGCGGCGTGTCGCGAGCTGGCCGCTGACGGGTTCCAGGTTCTCTGTTACACCAGCGATTGCCCCGTCACCGCGCGGCGGCTCAAAGAGGCCGGCGCGGCCAGTGTGATGCCCGCCGGCAGCCCGATCGGCAGCGGGCAGGGATTGCTCAATCCCAATAATCTGCGGATCATCCTGGAGTACCTCAAGGAAGACGATCCCGATTACCCGGTGATCATCGACGCCGGCGTCGGCACCGCCAGTGACGTCAGCCAGGCGTTCGAACTCGGTGGGGACGCGGTGCTGCTCAATACAGCGATCGCCCATGCCCGCGATCCCGTTCGGATGGCCAAGGCAATGAAACACGCCGCGATCGCAGGGCGTCACGCCTCTCGGGCCGGTCGCATCCCCAAGCGGCTTTACGGGACCGCGTCGAGTCCGTCCGAAGGGGTCATCAGCACGCGGCCCTACGGCAGCAACGCCTGA
- the thiS gene encoding sulfur carrier protein ThiS — MISITVNGRSVEIESEMSVEQLLDTVDVPPNYLAVEINADVVPRETYADTIVRDGDDVEVVTLVGGG; from the coding sequence ATGATCTCGATCACCGTCAACGGCCGAAGCGTCGAAATCGAATCGGAGATGAGTGTCGAGCAACTGCTCGATACCGTCGACGTGCCGCCGAACTACTTGGCCGTCGAGATCAACGCGGACGTGGTCCCACGTGAAACGTATGCCGACACGATCGTTCGTGACGGCGACGACGTCGAAGTCGTAACCCTGGTCGGAGGCGGGTAA
- a CDS encoding sugar phosphate isomerase/epimerase family protein, with protein MSRPVTLFTGQWADLPFTDMVQKTSGFGYDGIELACWGDHFEVDQALADDGYCDTKRQALDDAGLQCHAISAHLVGQAVLDRIDERHQAILPEYVWGDGDPDGVNTRAIEELKNTARAAQKFGVEVVNGFTGSSIWHLLYSFPPVPPSMIDAGFDLLAERFNPILDVFGECGVRFALEVHPTEIAFDIHTAERALEALDRRPEFGFNFDPSHLIWQGVDPVQFLRRFPDRIYHVHIKDAIVTLDGTSGINCSHLNFGDARRGWDFRSPGRGGVNFEEIIRALNDIGYNGPLSIEWEDSGMEREFGAAEACQFTKKLDFAPSNIAFDAAFDDDND; from the coding sequence ATGTCGCGTCCTGTCACCCTGTTTACCGGTCAATGGGCAGACCTTCCGTTCACCGACATGGTCCAAAAAACGAGCGGATTCGGCTATGACGGAATCGAACTGGCATGCTGGGGCGATCATTTTGAGGTCGACCAGGCGCTCGCCGACGACGGCTACTGCGACACGAAACGTCAAGCACTCGACGACGCCGGGCTGCAGTGCCATGCCATCAGCGCCCACCTGGTCGGCCAAGCCGTCTTGGATCGGATCGACGAGCGCCACCAGGCGATCTTGCCGGAATACGTTTGGGGCGACGGCGATCCCGATGGGGTCAACACCCGGGCGATCGAGGAACTGAAAAACACCGCTCGGGCGGCCCAGAAATTTGGCGTCGAAGTCGTCAACGGCTTCACCGGCAGCAGCATCTGGCACCTGCTGTACTCCTTTCCGCCGGTTCCGCCGAGCATGATCGATGCCGGGTTCGATCTGTTGGCCGAACGATTCAATCCGATCCTGGACGTGTTCGGCGAATGCGGCGTGCGGTTCGCGCTGGAAGTCCACCCGACCGAAATCGCCTTCGACATCCACACCGCCGAGCGGGCGCTGGAAGCCCTCGACCGGCGGCCCGAATTCGGATTCAACTTTGACCCCAGCCACCTGATTTGGCAGGGCGTCGACCCGGTCCAGTTTCTGCGTCGGTTCCCCGATCGGATCTACCACGTGCACATCAAGGATGCGATCGTGACCTTGGACGGAACGAGCGGGATCAACTGCAGCCACCTGAATTTCGGCGACGCACGACGCGGGTGGGATTTCCGCAGCCCCGGACGCGGCGGAGTGAACTTTGAAGAAATCATTCGCGCGCTCAACGACATCGGGTACAACGGACCGCTGTCGATCGAGTGGGAAGACAGCGGGATGGAACGCGAGTTCGGTGCCGCCGAAGCGTGCCAGTTCACCAAAAAGCTGGATTTCGCGCCCAGCAACATCGCTTTTGATGCGGCCTTTGACGACGACAATGACTGA